The DNA segment ACTTGATCCGGCCGGCGACCGCGACCTGCAACGGAGCGCCGAGCCTCCGCAGCACCTCGCCGAAACCGGCCGCCGTCCGTTGCGACACCTGCGGCTGGAGGCGGCGGCACAGGTTGGCCACCGAGGTCGAAAGCGGCCCGGCCAGCCGCCCACCTTGTTCCGCCGGAGCCGTCATGCGTTACCTCCCGTCACGGCAGATCCTGCCACGTCTGTCATCCCCAGCTCGCAGCCAAGGTGCGACCACAGAACGACGCGCGCTGACACCGCCGCAACTACGGTGATCACGTGCGGCGGTTCAGTCTGTGGATGCGGGCGCACCCGATGGCAGGCGACATCCTCATCGCGGTGCTCGTCCTGCTCGTCGACGTCGCGTTCTTCCTCATTGTCAGCAACGCGCCGAACGGCGACATTTCACCGTGGTACGTCACATTGCCGATCGATGTTGCCACCGTGGCGCCGTTGATCGTGCGGCGCAAGTACCCGCTGCCCGCCGCCTACGCCGTGCTGATCATGGGCGCCCTGCACGCCGCGCTCGAACTCGGGACGGCCGCCGCCGTGGCGAGCTGCATCTTCGTTTACAGCGTCGTCGTGTACGTGAGCCGTCGCGCCGGTGTCGTCTATCTGGTGTTGATGCTCGCCGCGACGATCACGCAGCTCCAGATTCAGGTGCGCGAGCAGTGGGTCACCGACTCGGTCGTCGCGGGGCTGCTGCTGATCCTGTGCTGGGGGTTCGGCGAGTTCGTCAGCGCCCGCAGGGCCTATCAGGCCGAGGTCGAGGCCAGGTTGCACCTGCTGGAGACAGAGCAGGACCACGCGACGAAGATCGCGGTCGCCGAGGAGAGGGCACGGATCGCGAGGGAACTGCACGACGTGGTCGCGCACGCGGTGAGCGTCATCGTCGTGCACGCCGACGGTGCTTCCTACGCCATCGGCTCCAACCCGGAACTTGCCCGCACGGCCGTGCGCACCATTTCCGAAACGGGGAGGGGAGCGCTCGCCGAACTGCGCAGGCTGCTGGATGTGCTGCGAGACGACAGACCGGACGAGCGGCCGAGAGTTCCGCAACCGACGGCGGGGGACCTCACCGACCTCGCGGAACGGATGCGTACCGCGGGGCTTCCCGTCGAACTCGACGTCGACGCCGACTTCGCCGAGCTGCCCGCTGGGGTGTCCCTGGGCGTGTACCGCATCGTGCAGGAATCGCTGACCAACACGCTCAAGCACGCCGGAAACGGCGCGAGAGCGAAGGTCAGCGTGCACGTGGCAGGCGAGCGGATCGCCGTCGACATCAGCGACGACGGGGCCGGCAAGGCACGCCCCGTCGTCCCCGGCTCCCGGACATTCCCCGGTGGCAACGGTGTCATCGGCATGCGCGAGCGCGCCAGCGTCTACGGCGGCACCCTGCGAATCGGGCCGACGCCGGGCGGTGGCTGGAAGGTGAGCGCGAGGCTCCCGGTTAGGTTGGATCAGTGATACGCGTCTTGGTGGTCGACGACCAGGAACTCATGCGAGTCGGCTTCCGCATGGTCCTCGGCGCTCAGGAAGATCTCGACGTCGTCGCCGAGGCGGGTGACGGAGCGGAGGCGGTGCGGCTCG comes from the Prauserella marina genome and includes:
- a CDS encoding sensor histidine kinase, with translation MRAHPMAGDILIAVLVLLVDVAFFLIVSNAPNGDISPWYVTLPIDVATVAPLIVRRKYPLPAAYAVLIMGALHAALELGTAAAVASCIFVYSVVVYVSRRAGVVYLVLMLAATITQLQIQVREQWVTDSVVAGLLLILCWGFGEFVSARRAYQAEVEARLHLLETEQDHATKIAVAEERARIARELHDVVAHAVSVIVVHADGASYAIGSNPELARTAVRTISETGRGALAELRRLLDVLRDDRPDERPRVPQPTAGDLTDLAERMRTAGLPVELDVDADFAELPAGVSLGVYRIVQESLTNTLKHAGNGARAKVSVHVAGERIAVDISDDGAGKARPVVPGSRTFPGGNGVIGMRERASVYGGTLRIGPTPGGGWKVSARLPVRLDQ